Within the Ochrobactrum vermis genome, the region GGGTTGTCCGACGAGGAGCGCCGGAAGGATCGAAGCGCTTTCTTCAAATCGATTGCAGCCACATTGAACCACCTCTCTATCTGCTCGATCACCATCTCGCAATCATCGCGAGCCGCCAACGGCTGTAAATTCAGCCTTTGCGATAAACCAAAGTTGGATCACCTCCCACTGTGACAACATACAGTTTAGTTAAGCAGGTTGTGTGTCATAATACTAATCGTGTATAAATCATTATTCTTGATAATTATACATGAACTTCTAGAAAGAACGGATAATTTAATGAATAAATTTCTTTGCGCAGCAGTAGCATTATCGACTTTCGTTCCAAGCTATGCGTTAGCCTCCCAAACTTATCAGGTTACGTTTATAAATCTTTCTTATGATTCATTGACAATTATGCCGGACGGCGCCGCGGCAAAAGTGCTTGAACTATTAACAAAGACATCACCGCTGATCGAAAGGGTACCTGTCCCGCGATTGCGAAGATTCGCCCCGTTGCCCCGCATATCCCAACCGCGGTCCGAAGTGTTACCGCTGCCCGTATAGACGACGTTGTCGGAATAATTATTGGCCTGTTTGAAGGTGACTGTGCCGTCTGCCACCGTGGTGGGAGCCCCGAGCGAGCTGGCTTCCCCGAGATTGCCGATCGATGAGAAATAGCTATAGCCAACACCGTTGATGCCGACGAACGTCGTTTTGCCCGTATAGGTGCTGGCGTCGTTGCTCATGGCAACGCCATTAGTGACGGTAACCTGGCCACTGCCATTAAAAAGCGCAGATCCAACACCACTACCTGCCAGCGTCGTTGTACTGCCGCTTCCCAGATTGATAGTCCTGCTGGTACCAGTCCCACCGATCACCAGCTCGACTATCGCATCTGTCGCCGTGAATATTGCATTGCCCGCGCCCCCAAGAGCGGCGTCGTTCGCCGCACTGAGTTGTCCGGCACTAATATTGATATCACCGGTAAATGTGTTGATACCATTAAGTGCGAGGATGCCCGCACCGGCCTTGGTCAGGCCGGCGGTTCCTTCAATCACAGAACTTATAGTTGTCGTACCAGCATTGACGGTTATGGACGGTACCGTCCCCGCAAAATCGAGCTTACCGCCCGTAAAGATGTAGCCCGTCACTTCTGTCGTGAGACTATTGGCCGTAACCGATCCTGAAATCGTGACCGTTCCGGTCGCGCCGCCAAAAATTGCATTGTCGAGCCCGCTATTGTTCCAGGCAGAATACGGTCCGCTGACGCCATCGCCGTTCGGGCTCCATTCAGCCGATGTCGTGTTCCAGGTGCCAGCCCCACCTCGCCCCAGTGCGGTGCCATTCGGGTCCCAATATCTGTCCGCAGCCGCAGCCGAACCAACGGCCATACCACCCGCCAGCAAGAAAGGCGTCGACCAAACGAAAAATTCAGCGAAGTTCGGAGCATAGCTTGCAACCTGCCCCTTCCACTTAGTCATTCGCCCGCCACAAATAACGCGTGACCAGATTTTAAAAGAAGAATCATTTGTAAACCGGTTTTTCTCGCGCAATTTAGCATTATGGCACATATAGACCTCAAAAATTTAGTAACACCTACTTCAATAAAGTCGGCAATTATTTTATATTTATTATAACAAAGATCGTTATTCGTAAATAGATATGTCAAAAATGTAAATTATTTAAGTAATAAGTAATTTTTTATACTGTAATAGTCGTTTTATTATCTTTATTACAAAACTCTGATGCAAAATTTCATCAACGGAGCGGGGGTTAGATTCATGCCCTTTGAGAGCTGAGAATTACGAGATGTTCAAAGGTCGCCATTTCGATACGTCCGTCATTCGCTTGTGTGTGCGATGGTACATGGCTTACAATTTGATCCTACTTGATCTGAAGGAGATGATGGCTGAGCGCGGCATTGCGATGGATAATTCGAGCGTGCATCGCCGGGCTTTGTGTTTCAGCCCAAAGCGGCTTGAGTGCTTCAATCGCAGGAAACGTCAGGTCGCGCGGAAATGGACATGGACGAGACCTAGGGTACCTCTTTTTTTAGGGGCTTGGCAGTATTGGCGATACGGTTGTGTTCCTGTTCAGCAGAAACTGCGATCTTCAGACTGTGAAGCGCTTGTTGCGTAAGACTCTGCTGCATCAAGCGGCGCATCGGTGCATGCTCCGCTTCAAGTCCTAAGTTGCTGCCGGTATCATATTGGCTGGCATCGAACTCATTCACATGATGCGCAGGCAACAAGGCATCTTCGCTTAATGACACCACTCTCCCTCAGACAACAGTTCACAGCGTTCGCAGCATAATTGCATCCGCAGTTAAGACGTGCTTTGTGCTAAACGAATCCTTGCAGCGGAACCCAAATCTATGGCGCAGAAGAAAGCGAACGAAGTCGATAGTTTTCTGGCAAGACCGACGAGCTCGTTCCCGGTCGTGCTGCTTTACGGTCCCGACAAGGGACTGGTAAGCGAACGCGCGCGCCGTTTCGCTGAAGCAAGCAAACTGCCCCTGGATGATCCCTTCGCTGTCATTCGCATGGAAGCGGACGAGATCGAAGCCGACCCGGCGAAACTCGCCGACGAAGCCCGCACTATCTCGATGTTCGGCGGCCAGCGCCTGATCTGGATCAAGAATGCCGCAGGCCAGAAGAAGCTTGCGGAGGCGATCAAACACCTCGCAACCGAACCGCCACAAGAAACATTTGTGCTGGTCGAAGCCGGCGACCTCAAAAAGGGTGCTGGCTTGCGCAGTGCCGTCGAGAACGCTTCAGCCGGCATGGCCCTGCCCTGCTATTCCGACGATAGCCGGGGAATCGACGGTGTCATCGACGATGTTCTGGTTGAATGGAAGATGCAGATCACACTCGACGGGCGCCAGCTTCTCCGCGCAAGTCTGGGCGGTGATCGTCTCGCCACACGTGGCGAGCTTGAAAAGCTTTGCCTTTACGCACGCGGCAAGGAGCGCATCGATATCGACGATGTACGCCAGGCTGTCGGCGATGTTGCCGGTCTTTCAACCGACGAAGTGATCGACGCGGTTTTGGCTGGGGATCTTCAACGTTTTGAAGTCTCTTTCGACCGCGTCGTGAAATCCGGCACCGCACCGTTTCTCCTGCTCAACACGGCGATGCGGCAGTTCCAGCAGGTGCAGACCTTGCGCCATATCGCCGATACCGAGCGGAAAAGTGCCTCTGTCGTTGTGGCCGGTGCCCGCCCACCAATCTTCTTCAACCGCAAGAAACTGATCGAGAATGCAGTAAGCCGCTGGACCGGAGAAAGCCTTGCGCGCGTTATAGAGCGCCTGCAGCGTGCCGTCCTCGAAAGCCGCCAGAATGCGACCCTTGGCATCCCTATCATTCGCCAATGCCTGCTGGCAATCAGTGTCGAGTCACTACGAAATGCCCGTCGATAATAGCAGTCACTTCATGTAATA harbors:
- a CDS encoding autotransporter-associated beta strand repeat-containing protein, translated to MCHNAKLREKNRFTNDSSFKIWSRVICGGRMTKWKGQVASYAPNFAEFFVWSTPFLLAGGMAVGSAAAADRYWDPNGTALGRGGAGTWNTTSAEWSPNGDGVSGPYSAWNNSGLDNAIFGGATGTVTISGSVTANSLTTEVTGYIFTGGKLDFAGTVPSITVNAGTTTISSVIEGTAGLTKAGAGILALNGINTFTGDINISAGQLSAANDAALGGAGNAIFTATDAIVELVIGGTGTSRTINLGSGSTTTLAGSGVGSALFNGSGQVTVTNGVAMSNDASTYTGKTTFVGINGVGYSYFSSIGNLGEASSLGAPTTVADGTVTFKQANNYSDNVVYTGSGNTSDRGWDMRGNGANLRNRGTGTLSISGDVFVNSSSTFAAAPSGIIVNES
- the holA gene encoding DNA polymerase III subunit delta, producing MAQKKANEVDSFLARPTSSFPVVLLYGPDKGLVSERARRFAEASKLPLDDPFAVIRMEADEIEADPAKLADEARTISMFGGQRLIWIKNAAGQKKLAEAIKHLATEPPQETFVLVEAGDLKKGAGLRSAVENASAGMALPCYSDDSRGIDGVIDDVLVEWKMQITLDGRQLLRASLGGDRLATRGELEKLCLYARGKERIDIDDVRQAVGDVAGLSTDEVIDAVLAGDLQRFEVSFDRVVKSGTAPFLLLNTAMRQFQQVQTLRHIADTERKSASVVVAGARPPIFFNRKKLIENAVSRWTGESLARVIERLQRAVLESRQNATLGIPIIRQCLLAISVESLRNARR